One Manihot esculenta cultivar AM560-2 chromosome 18, M.esculenta_v8, whole genome shotgun sequence genomic window carries:
- the LOC122722454 gene encoding acidic leucine-rich nuclear phosphoprotein 32 family member B-like translates to MDRMMGKIKKLEEQMALMCSVVVQGSMAGTSFALGAPTTRRFQGVEIQFSPDNAAKEARAKLRRLTQKGTISDYVKEFFEILLEISNYPDEEALFAFMDDFQHWLKMEIEHRGAQVLAIVISIAESLVEYKKGDKDEDDEDYELVQSADDDEDDDEDDDGEGGDDDDDDEEEDSDEDEDGEEEFGSRHPALRLHRRNGSHARRDSDDKRNFKYYQPT, encoded by the exons ATGGATAGGATGATGGGGAAGATAAAGAAGCTTGAGGAGCAAATGGCTTTGATGTGCTCCGTGGTGGTCCAAGGCAGCATGGCTGGAACATCATTCGCTTTAGGAGCTCCTACGACAC GAAGATTTCAAGGAGTTGAAATCCAATTCTCACCGGATAATGCTGCTAAGGAAGCCAGAGCAAAATTGAGGAGGCTGACTCAGAAAGGTACAATTAGTGATTACGTTAAAGAGTTTTTCGAAATTCTGTTGGAAATCTCAAACTATCCAGATGAGGAGGCCTTGTTTGCTTTTATGGATGATTTTCAGCATTGGTTAAAGATGGAAATTGAGCATAGGGGAGCTCAAGTCCTTGCTATTGTTATTTCGATAGCAGAATCCCTTGTTGAGTACAAGAAGGGAGACAAAG ATGAGGACGACGAAGACTACGAACTGGTTCAGTCGGCGGACGACGACGAGGATGACGATGAAGATGACGATGGTGAAGGCGGAGACGACGATGACGACGACGAGGAGGAAGACAGTGACGAGGATGAAGACGGTGAAGAAGAGTTTGGCTCTCGACATCCAGCTCTTCGTCTACACCGTCGAAACGGCTCACACGCGAGAAGAGACTCAGATGACAAGaggaattttaaatattatcaaccAACGTAA
- the LOC110607647 gene encoding uncharacterized protein At5g39865: MWRQRSQSTVRIRDTSSSSSSTSSPFSFPTFKDIQHLCSDDPSPPTKKSSIFHRVRVATSIIRSFSAARPLTHSQSTTQTQLGYEAEVVSSPVSKTTPLQLPQPECQEPPPLISIPGADKRIVVYSTSLRIVRSTFEDCRTVQSILQGFRVSIDERDLSMDSRFLKELQQIFGGGQTTLTLPRVFIGGRYVGGAEEIRQLHEAGELKKFVEGLPAAEPGVCDTCSGYRFILCHDCNGSHKMYTEKSGFKSCAACNENGLIRCPSCSCAPL, translated from the coding sequence ATGTGGCGGCAGCGGAGTCAATCAACGGTCAGGATTCGCGatacttcctcttcttcttcctctactTCCTCCCCTTTCTCATTTCCCACTTTCAAAGATATTCAGCACCTTTGCTCCGACGATCCCTCTCCACCCACCAAAAAGTCCTCCATTTTCCATCGCGTTCGTGTCGCCACCTCAATCATCCGCTCCTTTTCTGCGGCTCGTCCTCTCACCCACTCCCAATCCACCACACAGACACAGCTCGGATATGAAGCCGAAGTCGTTTCCTCACCTGTTAGTAAAACAACACCGCTCCAACTACCGCAACCGGAATGTCAAGAGCCCCCGCCGTTGATCTCAATCCCGGGTGCTGATAAACGGATTGTCGTTTACTCTACAAGCCTACGCATAGTTCGCTCGACATTTGAAGATTGCCGGACCGTCCAATCTATTCTCCAAGGATTTCGTGTCTCGATCGACGAACGAGATCTCTCCATGGATTCAAGATTCCTAAAGGAGCTACAGCAGATCTTTGGCGGCGGTCAAACTACGTTGACTTTGCCTAGGGTCTTTATCGGTGGGAGATATGTAGGAGGTGCGGAGGAGATTAGGCAGTTGCACGAGGCAGGCGAGCTCAAGAAGTTCGTGGAAGGTTTGCCCGCAGCGGAACCTGGTGTCTGCGACACGTGTAGCGGTTACAGATTCATTTTGTGCCACGACTGTAACGGTAGTCACAAAATGTACACAGAGAAATCTGGGTTTAAGAGCTGCGCCGCTTGCAACGAGAACGGTCTCATAAGGTGCCCTTCTTGTTCCTGTGCGCCTCTCTGA